A window from Planctomycetota bacterium encodes these proteins:
- a CDS encoding CCA tRNA nucleotidyltransferase, with the protein MAEDAPQPVARQHRSAAQRAVQVLQWEGHAAYFAGGCVRDQLMGHDPSDYDVATDAPPEKVLKLFQTARLVGQAFGVVMVKVNHCWIEVATFRSESGYSDGRRPDAVEFTDEKTDAQRRDFTINGLFFDPVADRVIDYVDGQHDIERRLIRAIGLPAERFAEDYLRMLRAVRFAARFNFEIDPATAEAIKLNAPNLAKISRERIGAEVQMMFEHPGRTHAARLIDELHLDQPTLNGRTVDREPICLSLLDEWADFPTALAAWLIDRNLEPHRPNGLVEMIDALDRIKVVQIVRRWRNALMLSNEVRDALSELLLNLPRVLMWFDLNVAQSKRLLARDDWPRLHRLMKAAIGLCTEPAFEMDKFEAQMAAYQAAGVAPTPLLSGDDLIAEGMTPGPIFKQILDRVYDAQLSGAIATGEEAMTMAKSLAKEG; encoded by the coding sequence ATGGCCGAGGACGCCCCACAACCCGTCGCGCGACAACATCGCTCCGCCGCTCAGCGCGCGGTGCAGGTCCTCCAATGGGAAGGGCACGCAGCGTACTTCGCCGGCGGGTGCGTGCGCGATCAGCTCATGGGCCACGATCCGTCCGACTACGACGTCGCTACCGACGCCCCGCCCGAAAAAGTCCTCAAGCTCTTCCAGACCGCCCGCCTCGTCGGACAGGCGTTCGGCGTCGTCATGGTCAAAGTCAATCACTGCTGGATCGAAGTCGCCACCTTCCGCAGCGAGTCCGGCTACTCCGATGGCCGGCGCCCCGACGCCGTCGAGTTCACCGACGAGAAGACCGACGCGCAGCGCCGCGACTTCACCATCAACGGCCTGTTCTTCGACCCCGTCGCCGACCGGGTCATCGACTACGTCGATGGGCAGCACGACATCGAGCGCCGGCTGATCCGCGCGATCGGGCTCCCGGCCGAACGATTCGCGGAAGATTACCTGCGCATGCTGCGCGCCGTGCGCTTCGCCGCACGGTTCAACTTCGAGATCGACCCCGCCACCGCCGAGGCGATCAAGCTCAACGCGCCGAATCTCGCCAAGATCAGCCGCGAGCGCATCGGGGCGGAGGTGCAGATGATGTTCGAACATCCGGGGCGCACGCACGCCGCCCGGTTGATCGACGAACTGCACCTGGATCAGCCCACGCTCAACGGGCGCACGGTCGATCGCGAACCGATCTGTCTTTCACTGCTCGATGAGTGGGCGGATTTCCCGACGGCGCTGGCGGCGTGGCTCATCGACCGGAACCTCGAGCCGCATCGACCCAACGGGCTTGTCGAAATGATCGACGCGCTGGACCGCATCAAGGTGGTGCAGATCGTGCGGCGGTGGCGCAATGCGCTGATGCTCTCCAACGAGGTGCGCGATGCGCTGAGCGAACTGCTTTTGAATCTGCCGCGGGTGCTGATGTGGTTCGATCTGAACGTGGCGCAGTCGAAGCGGCTGCTGGCGCGGGACGACTGGCCGCGGCTGCACCGGCTGATGAAGGCGGCGATCGGGCTTTGCACGGAGCCGGCGTTTGAGATGGACAAGTTCGAGGCACAGATGGCGGCGTATCAGGCGGCGGGGGTCGCGCCGACGCCGCTCTTGTCGGGCGACGACCTGATCGCCGAGGGCATGACGCCCGGGCCGATCTTCAAGCAGATTCTCGACCGGGTGTACGATGCGCAGTTGTCAGGCGCGATCGCGACGGGCGAGGAGGCGATGACGATGGCCAAGTCGCTGGCGAAGGAAGGGTGA
- a CDS encoding methyltransferase produces the protein MGAAVLRPHHRRRRQPYSLPLPRWLRQGTRVHLPLAPLDPPRTARNARTGRLHSTAHLLRIRRRLHRRTHRRGRRRLGRLSNRVRLTSELLECGRVMRIIAGTFRGRRLIGPSDDSTTRPITDRVKQSLFDRLAAEGRLEDAVVADLFCGTGSMGLECMSRGAAHVTFVDRDRDAIRRLKENLATLEVTDRATVLSVDALSAGLVEMLRRRPCGLIFVDPPYAMMYEAAGRSRVYAQVGRLAAACGDNAELVLRAERHIQLESVDGWPEPVMHNYGSMSLHHYLKRARAGEES, from the coding sequence ATGGGAGCAGCAGTCCTTCGACCCCATCACCGCCGACGTCGTCAACCATATTCACTTCCGCTTCCCCGATGGCTCCGCCAGGGAACGCGCGTTCACCTACCGCTGGCGCCTCTGGACCCTCCCCGAACTGCGCGAAATGCTCGAACAGGCCGGCTTCACTCAACTGCACATCTGCTTCGAATCCGAAGACGGCTACATCGAAGAACCCACCGCCGGGGCCGCCGACGCCTGGGTCGCTTATCTAATCGCGTACGGTTGACGAGTGAATTGTTAGAATGCGGAAGAGTCATGCGCATCATTGCCGGTACATTTCGTGGTCGTCGGCTCATCGGGCCGTCGGATGATTCGACGACGCGGCCGATTACGGATCGCGTCAAGCAGTCGCTGTTCGATCGCCTCGCGGCGGAGGGACGGCTTGAGGACGCGGTCGTGGCGGACCTGTTCTGCGGCACCGGGTCGATGGGGCTCGAATGCATGTCGCGCGGCGCGGCGCATGTCACATTCGTCGACCGCGACCGGGATGCGATCCGCCGGCTCAAGGAGAATCTCGCGACGCTCGAGGTGACGGATCGCGCGACGGTGCTGAGCGTCGATGCGCTGAGCGCGGGGCTGGTCGAGATGCTGCGCCGCCGGCCGTGCGGGCTCATCTTCGTGGACCCGCCGTATGCGATGATGTACGAAGCGGCGGGGCGGTCGCGCGTGTACGCCCAGGTCGGCCGGCTCGCGGCGGCGTGCGGCGACAATGCGGAACTGGTGCTGCGGGCGGAGCGGCACATTCAGCTTGAATCCGTCGACGGCTGGCCCGAGCCCGTGATGCACAATTACGGGTCGATGTCGCTGCATCATTATCTGAAGCGGGCACGCGCGGGCGAGGAAAGTTAA
- a CDS encoding class I SAM-dependent methyltransferase, with protein sequence MPSRTKKHRRRTLASQADKYQLYLASVQEPSVEVKFFDRVFKAEYKRPPQTLREDFCGTAAICYEWVHRRPGRRAIGVDLDPEPVEWGRKHLTDPLSQEEQSRVRLILDDVRTIDGEKADVLAAQNFSFWLFKSREQLLEYFKAACAHLEEEGLMVLDMMGGSELLQDDHVETTRKKGFTYVWDQKCFNPITNDVLFQIHFRFKDGSEMTGAFEYDWRLWTIPEVHELLLEAGFTAVDVYWEDEDADGEGTGVFRKRKFAPADAAWIAYLVAVK encoded by the coding sequence ATGCCATCCCGAACAAAGAAGCATCGCCGCCGGACGCTCGCGTCGCAGGCGGACAAATACCAGTTGTATCTCGCCTCGGTGCAGGAGCCGTCGGTCGAGGTGAAGTTCTTCGATCGTGTGTTCAAGGCGGAGTACAAGCGGCCGCCGCAGACGCTGCGCGAGGACTTTTGCGGCACGGCGGCGATCTGCTACGAGTGGGTCCACCGTCGCCCCGGCCGGCGCGCCATCGGCGTCGACCTCGATCCCGAGCCGGTCGAATGGGGCAGGAAGCATCTGACTGATCCGCTGAGTCAGGAAGAACAATCGCGTGTGCGGTTGATCCTCGACGATGTGCGGACGATCGACGGCGAGAAGGCGGATGTGCTCGCGGCGCAGAACTTTTCGTTCTGGCTCTTCAAGTCGCGCGAGCAACTTCTTGAATATTTCAAGGCGGCATGCGCCCATCTGGAAGAGGAAGGGCTGATGGTGCTGGACATGATGGGCGGGTCGGAGCTGTTGCAGGACGATCACGTGGAGACGACGCGGAAGAAGGGTTTCACGTATGTGTGGGACCAGAAATGCTTCAACCCGATCACCAATGACGTCCTGTTTCAGATTCACTTCCGCTTCAAGGACGGCAGCGAAATGACCGGGGCGTTCGAATACGATTGGCGACTGTGGACGATTCCGGAGGTGCACGAATTGCTGCTGGAAGCGGGGTTCACGGCGGTCGACGTGTACTGGGAGGACGAGGACGCGGACGGGGAAGGGACGGGCGTGTTCCGCAAGCGTAAATTCGCCCCGGCGGACGCGGCATGGATCGCATACCTGGTGGCGGTCAAATAG
- a CDS encoding histidine--tRNA ligase — translation MAKFQAPKGTRDFYPAEMAWRRHLEGIWRAVSVRNGFEEVDGPIFETLDLYKVKSGDGIVSELFHFKRTGGETMYALRPEFTPTLARMVAAKANALPKPIKWFCVPNLCRAERPQKGRLREFLQWNIDMLGLDTPAADAEVIFTAVDLLRALGLEPRHVKVKISHRDVVRRILLRLGVREDKVVDAFVLLDRREKMLPDEFTKAAGELGLDASTIERFNQVARMRVASDAAWGEIASQFGIPDKDLEDLAALHAQLRAFGIAEWCEYDLGIVRGLAYYTGTVFEIHETSGALRAVAGGGRYDKLIELFDGPPTPAVGFGMGDVVLRHVLEDKGLIPADVAPPVDVFVMTADEAARERVTPLVSELRGAGMHARFSYKTTTNVGKLLKDAAACRAKFAVIVDAKTLDSGEVSVKDMASGDQTTVRRGDLISFLNR, via the coding sequence ATGGCCAAGTTTCAGGCACCCAAGGGCACGCGTGACTTCTACCCCGCCGAGATGGCATGGCGGCGTCACTTGGAAGGCATATGGCGAGCGGTGTCGGTGCGGAATGGATTCGAGGAAGTGGACGGGCCGATTTTCGAGACGCTCGATCTGTACAAGGTCAAGAGCGGCGACGGGATCGTGAGCGAGTTGTTCCACTTCAAGCGGACCGGCGGAGAGACGATGTACGCGTTGCGGCCGGAGTTCACGCCGACGCTCGCGCGGATGGTGGCGGCGAAGGCCAATGCGTTGCCCAAGCCGATCAAGTGGTTCTGCGTGCCGAATCTTTGTCGCGCCGAGCGCCCGCAGAAGGGCCGGCTGCGCGAGTTTCTTCAATGGAACATCGACATGCTCGGCCTCGACACGCCCGCCGCCGATGCCGAGGTGATTTTTACCGCCGTCGATCTGCTCCGCGCGCTGGGCCTTGAGCCGCGTCATGTCAAAGTGAAGATCAGCCACCGCGATGTCGTGCGGCGGATTCTGCTGCGACTGGGCGTGCGGGAGGACAAGGTGGTCGATGCGTTCGTGCTGCTGGACCGGCGCGAGAAGATGCTGCCCGACGAGTTCACGAAGGCGGCGGGCGAACTGGGCCTCGACGCGAGCACGATCGAGCGGTTCAATCAGGTGGCGCGGATGCGCGTGGCGAGCGATGCGGCATGGGGCGAGATCGCTTCGCAGTTCGGCATTCCGGACAAGGACCTGGAGGATCTGGCGGCGCTGCATGCGCAGCTTCGGGCGTTCGGCATCGCGGAGTGGTGCGAATACGACCTGGGCATCGTGCGCGGGCTGGCGTACTACACGGGGACGGTGTTCGAGATTCACGAAACCAGCGGGGCGCTGCGGGCGGTCGCCGGCGGCGGGCGATACGACAAGCTGATCGAGCTGTTCGACGGCCCGCCGACGCCGGCCGTGGGCTTCGGCATGGGCGACGTCGTGCTGCGTCATGTGCTCGAGGACAAGGGGCTGATACCCGCCGACGTCGCGCCGCCGGTCGATGTGTTTGTCATGACGGCCGACGAAGCGGCGCGCGAGCGCGTGACGCCGCTGGTGTCGGAGCTGCGCGGGGCGGGGATGCACGCGCGCTTCAGCTACAAGACGACGACGAATGTGGGCAAACTGCTCAAGGACGCCGCGGCGTGCCGGGCGAAATTCGCCGTCATCGTCGACGCCAAAACCCTCGACAGCGGCGAGGTGAGCGTGAAGGACATGGCCTCGGGCGATCAGACGACCGTGCGCCGCGGCGACCTGATCAGCTTCCTGAATCGGTGA
- the bioB gene encoding biotin synthase BioB gives MTLSTTPVDALAAWTAAGLANEAIDRDDAAAIIHGRGVDLLPLLHAAGQVRRHYFADTVTIHVLDNVRNGACPEDCGYCGQSKDSEAPIAPYKLKSVDAIVADAAAAQQRGAYRFCMALSGRGPNDRDVDHMCDAIAQIKAMGMRTCLSAGLLDDAKAQRLASAGLDRLNHNLNTSRRHYPDICSTHTYDDRTDTLAAAKRAGIGVCSGLIVGMDETYDDLLDVVYALRDIRAESIPVNFLLPIDGNRVNHPTSGGKPLDPQFVLRILCMVRLVNPTAEVRVAAGREVHLRSLQPLALAPANSLFMDGYLLTEGSGASETLQMILDAGYRPVFDQPDALPAELRRFLDHPQRDVHPTTDAAVPEMRTTLKISVKRS, from the coding sequence ATGACCTTGAGCACCACGCCTGTTGATGCCCTTGCCGCATGGACCGCGGCCGGGCTCGCCAACGAAGCGATCGACCGTGACGACGCCGCGGCCATTATTCATGGCCGCGGCGTCGATCTCCTGCCCCTGCTCCATGCCGCCGGGCAGGTCCGCCGACACTACTTCGCCGATACCGTGACGATCCACGTTCTGGACAACGTCCGCAACGGCGCCTGCCCCGAAGACTGCGGATACTGCGGGCAGTCCAAGGATTCCGAAGCCCCCATCGCGCCCTACAAGCTCAAGAGCGTCGACGCCATCGTCGCCGACGCCGCCGCGGCGCAGCAGCGCGGGGCCTATCGCTTCTGCATGGCCCTGTCCGGACGCGGGCCCAACGACCGCGATGTCGATCACATGTGCGACGCCATCGCGCAGATCAAGGCGATGGGCATGCGCACCTGTCTTTCCGCCGGCCTCCTCGACGATGCCAAGGCCCAGCGCCTCGCAAGCGCCGGTCTTGATCGCCTCAATCACAACCTCAACACCTCCCGCCGACACTACCCCGATATCTGCTCCACGCATACCTACGACGACCGCACCGACACGCTCGCCGCCGCGAAGCGCGCCGGCATCGGCGTGTGCAGCGGGCTCATCGTCGGCATGGATGAAACCTACGACGACCTGCTCGACGTCGTCTACGCCCTGCGCGACATCCGCGCCGAGTCGATTCCCGTCAACTTCCTGCTGCCCATCGACGGCAACCGCGTCAATCATCCGACCTCCGGCGGCAAGCCGCTCGATCCCCAGTTCGTCCTGCGCATTCTGTGCATGGTCCGGCTCGTGAACCCGACCGCCGAGGTGCGCGTCGCCGCCGGGCGCGAAGTGCATCTGCGTTCGCTTCAGCCGCTCGCCCTCGCACCGGCCAATTCGCTTTTCATGGACGGCTACCTGCTCACCGAGGGCTCCGGCGCCTCCGAAACTTTGCAGATGATCCTCGACGCCGGGTATCGCCCCGTGTTCGATCAACCCGATGCGCTCCCCGCCGAGTTGCGCCGCTTCCTTGATCATCCGCAGCGCGACGTCCATCCAACTACTGACGCCGCCGTCCCCGAAATGCGCACCACGCTCAAAATCTCCGTCAAACGCTCCTGA
- a CDS encoding aminotransferase class I/II-fold pyridoxal phosphate-dependent enzyme — translation MIRSMQDAVKLTIAMAEADEREAIYRLRHEVYARELGQHAVNEAGRLTDALDDFNHYITAREGDRLCGFVSITPPVNAATGEPARYSIDKYLKRDELPFMLDDGAYEVRLLTVPREERHGYAAGLLMWAALRWIEARGGTRVVGIGRREVMELYQRVGLEPAGIEVRSGQVRFELMNATIQSLRRSAERFGPRLARMAHRVVWRIDAPFAAAHEPDECYHGGAFFEAIGPGLDKLERRHAVINADVLDAWFDPSPRVVEAVTACLPWMMKTSPPTGCEGMVEAIARHRGVAAANVLPGAGSSDLIFLALRHWLNPSSRVLILEPMYGEYAHVLEKVIGCRVDRFALDREHGYAIDVGALAEQASRGYELIVLVNPNSPTGRFVERGAMRELVRHVPASTRVWIDETYIEYAGPGQSMERIAAGSENIVVCKSMSKVWALSGMRAAYLIGPAGVVRELRRITPPWAVSLPGQAAAIAALKDEAYYESRWRQTHALRDELAAALRERLGWDVLDGCANFLLCHLPAGGPAAKAVVARCRAEGLYLRDASNMGATLGEHAIRIAVKDEATNGRMVEILEGPTVEHRGLRAEIRSV, via the coding sequence ATGATTCGTTCGATGCAGGACGCGGTGAAGTTGACGATCGCGATGGCGGAGGCGGACGAGCGCGAGGCGATTTACCGCCTGCGGCACGAGGTCTACGCACGGGAGTTGGGTCAGCATGCGGTCAACGAAGCGGGGCGGCTCACCGATGCGCTCGATGACTTCAATCACTACATTACGGCGCGCGAGGGCGACCGGTTGTGCGGGTTCGTGAGCATCACGCCGCCGGTCAACGCGGCGACCGGGGAGCCGGCGCGTTATTCAATCGACAAATACCTGAAGCGCGACGAACTGCCGTTCATGCTCGACGACGGCGCGTATGAAGTGCGCCTGCTGACGGTGCCTCGGGAGGAGCGGCATGGTTACGCGGCGGGGCTGCTGATGTGGGCGGCGCTGCGGTGGATCGAAGCGCGCGGCGGGACACGCGTCGTCGGCATCGGCCGGCGGGAGGTCATGGAGCTTTACCAGCGCGTCGGGCTTGAACCGGCGGGCATTGAAGTGCGCAGCGGCCAGGTGAGGTTCGAATTGATGAACGCCACGATCCAGTCGCTGCGCCGTTCGGCGGAGCGTTTTGGTCCGCGGCTGGCGCGAATGGCGCATCGCGTCGTCTGGCGGATCGACGCGCCGTTCGCGGCGGCGCATGAGCCGGACGAGTGTTACCACGGCGGGGCGTTCTTCGAGGCGATCGGGCCGGGGCTCGACAAGCTGGAGCGGCGGCATGCGGTGATCAATGCGGATGTACTCGATGCGTGGTTCGATCCGTCGCCGCGCGTGGTGGAGGCGGTGACGGCGTGTCTGCCGTGGATGATGAAGACCTCGCCGCCGACGGGGTGCGAAGGCATGGTCGAAGCGATCGCGCGCCATCGCGGCGTCGCAGCGGCGAACGTACTGCCGGGGGCGGGGTCGAGCGACCTGATCTTTCTGGCGCTGCGGCACTGGCTGAATCCGTCGTCGCGTGTGCTGATTCTCGAGCCGATGTACGGCGAATACGCGCACGTGCTCGAGAAAGTCATCGGCTGCCGGGTCGACCGGTTCGCGCTCGATCGCGAACACGGATATGCGATCGATGTCGGTGCGCTTGCTGAGCAGGCGTCGCGCGGGTACGAGCTGATCGTGCTTGTGAACCCCAACAGCCCGACGGGCCGGTTCGTCGAGCGCGGAGCGATGCGGGAGCTGGTGCGTCATGTGCCGGCGTCGACGCGCGTATGGATCGACGAGACGTACATCGAGTACGCCGGTCCGGGTCAGTCCATGGAGCGGATCGCGGCGGGGAGCGAGAACATCGTGGTGTGCAAGTCGATGTCGAAGGTCTGGGCCCTTTCGGGGATGCGTGCGGCGTATCTGATCGGACCGGCGGGCGTGGTACGCGAGCTTCGGCGGATCACGCCGCCGTGGGCGGTGAGTCTGCCGGGTCAGGCGGCGGCGATCGCGGCGCTGAAAGATGAGGCGTACTACGAATCGCGATGGCGGCAGACGCATGCACTGCGCGACGAGCTGGCGGCGGCGCTGCGGGAGCGGCTTGGGTGGGACGTGCTCGACGGGTGCGCGAATTTTCTTTTGTGTCATCTGCCGGCTGGGGGACCGGCGGCGAAGGCGGTCGTCGCGCGGTGCCGTGCGGAAGGGCTTTACCTGCGGGACGCATCCAACATGGGCGCGACGCTCGGGGAGCACGCGATTCGGATTGCGGTCAAGGACGAAGCGACGAACGGACGGATGGTGGAGATTTTGGAGGGGCCCACGGTGGAACACCGTGGGCTTCGGGCTGAAATCAGGAGCGTTTGA
- a CDS encoding DUF3185 family protein: protein MTKPLGLALLVIGVVLLVMGIGANDSIASKLSNFFTGSPTDKTVWLIGAGIVCAIVGGGSLLMGGRKA from the coding sequence ATGACCAAGCCCCTGGGTTTGGCCCTACTGGTCATCGGCGTCGTGCTGCTGGTGATGGGCATCGGTGCGAACGATTCAATCGCATCGAAACTTTCCAACTTCTTCACGGGCTCCCCAACGGACAAGACCGTCTGGCTCATCGGCGCGGGCATCGTCTGCGCGATCGTGGGCGGCGGGTCGTTGCTGATGGGCGGGCGAAAGGCCTGA